TGGTCGACGCGGTAGCGTCCGGCAGCGGTGCGTGCCCAGTATCGCAGGCTGAACGCCATGCAGACCGCGACTACTGCCACAAGCGGCAGCCAGGCACGCAGGCCGGTGGTGAAACCGATCAGCAGACGGGTGACCAGGGGCAGTTGACTACCGGCATCGGCGTAGATGCGGCTGAAGGTGGGCACTACGTAGACCAGCAGCAGGGCAACGGCCAGACAGGCCACCACCACCAGAATGACCGGGTAGACCAGCGCACTCACCACGTTGCGACGAACCTGGTCGGAGCGCTTCAGAAATTGCAGGTAGCGCCGGATGGTAACAACAAGGTCGCCGGTTCGCTCCCCTGCCCGCACCGAGGCGATGTAGAGTTGGGGAAAAACGCTGCCGTGCTGTTCCAGCGCTCCCGACAGGGTTCCCCCTGCAGTCACCTCATCGCGAATTCGGCCGAGGATCGCGGAAAAACGACGCTCCCCCGGCCACTGCTCATGCAGCGTGTCCAGCGCCTGCAGCATCGGCATGCCCGCCTTCAACAACACCAGCAGCTCCTGATTGAAGGTCAGCAGGTCGCGGGTGGCAAGTCGTCTGCCGCTCGTTTCATACAGCAGTGAAAAGCGCTTCCGCCGCACGGAAAAGACCTGCAACCCCATCTCCGTGAGCCGCTGCCGCAGACGGGCCGCATCGTCCCCCTCCAGCTCCCTGGTCTGGATACTGCCGTCCGCCAGGCCGATTGTGCAGGTGAAAAGGGCCATAGTCGTCCTGCTGCCTCCCTGGTTACTGCGGACCGGACCGGGGACTGGTGCCGATCGGCTGGGGAGCCGTCTCCGCTCCGGTCGATGCGGCAACCGGGGGACGGGCAACGAACCGCCAGTCACGATACGACTGCTTGTTGGTGAACTCCCGCAACGACTCCGGAAAGTTGTCCACCTTGAACGGCTGAAGCCCGCTGGTACTGGCGACACCGATGATGCCCCGAACCGGGTCGCGGATCAGCTCCCAGTCGCTCCCGGTTATCGGGTCCGGGTAGAGCCGGCGCAGGTGACGCACCGTGGCGGGGGTGCGCGGGTCCCGCAGCAGGTGTCGGAGATCGGCGAGCGGCGTGGCGACATGGGCGCTCCCCCTGGGGTAATGCCAACGGGTCAGGGCATCCTGCAGCTGGCTTCCCCGGAAGAGCAACTCCTCCTCCCGCTCACGCTGCATCCGCTGCTGCCATCCCTGCCCCGCCGCAGCCGACAGGACTCCCATCACCATCACCATGAACAGGGCCGTCAGGTAGGTGAAACCGTCGGTCGAGCGCAGCAGCCGGCAGCCGTCGGTGGTCATCGCTCCTACCACTCGTTGTACGGGACGTTGTTGGTCCCGACCAGATTCGAACCGCTGTGCAGATCGTAGACGTTACCCAAGAGCGGGGTCCGCCCCCCACTCCCACCATCGTTGGCAGCCGGAGACGGCAATGGCTGAGGAGCCACAATGACCCAGGTCTCCCGGGAGCGGGTAAAGGGATCGATCGGCAGTTCCCGCAGATAGCGCTGCTCAACCAGTTCCGCCAGGCTCATCGGATAACGCCCCTGATCTGCTGCAAACTGATCGATGGCCGAGCGCATGCTGTACAGATCTTCCCGCAGCACTGCCTCGCGAGCCCTGATCAGGCCGGTCTGGTAGCTGGGCACTGCAATGGCGGCCAGAATGCCGATGATGGAAATGACGATCATCAGCTCAATCAGGGTGAAGCCGCCCGCACCAGCTATCCGCCCGTCAGCATTCACGATTTCGTCACCAGTCCCGGTAGCGGGTGCCGTCGATGGACACGCCGTTGCTCAGTGAATAGACGTCGAAAACATCCTCACGCCCCCAGGTGCCGGCATCGGGACTGTCGCTGTAGGAGCGCAGTCCCCAGGCCGGCGGGTCGTTTCCCCGCGGGGGATTCATCGGATCCGGCGGAATCCGGCGCAGGAAGCGCTGCCGGACCCGGTAGGCCCCGCCGAAATCATCGCCGGTCACCAAGGTTTCCAGATCCTTCGGGTAGCCGCTTTTAGCTGCCGCAGCAATGATCTTGCGCTCCTCCACCGCCTTGTCGTACGCCTTTTTGTAGTCGTCGATGGCGGTACGGATGATACGCAGATTGCGACGCAGTTCCAGTTCGCGCACCCGCTGGCCGGTCATCCAGGAGAGTGGCAGTACCACCGAAGCGAGCAGGGCCAGGATGCTGACCGTCACCACCAGCTCCACCAGGGTTACCCCCCGTTGTG
The window above is part of the Trichlorobacter ammonificans genome. Proteins encoded here:
- a CDS encoding prepilin-type N-terminal cleavage/methylation domain-containing protein; its protein translation is MGRRLGTQRGVTLVELVVTVSILALLASVVLPLSWMTGQRVRELELRRNLRIIRTAIDDYKKAYDKAVEERKIIAAAAKSGYPKDLETLVTGDDFGGAYRVRQRFLRRIPPDPMNPPRGNDPPAWGLRSYSDSPDAGTWGREDVFDVYSLSNGVSIDGTRYRDW
- a CDS encoding type IV pilin protein, whose translation is MNADGRIAGAGGFTLIELMIVISIIGILAAIAVPSYQTGLIRAREAVLREDLYSMRSAIDQFAADQGRYPMSLAELVEQRYLRELPIDPFTRSRETWVIVAPQPLPSPAANDGGSGGRTPLLGNVYDLHSGSNLVGTNNVPYNEW
- a CDS encoding type II secretion system F family protein, encoding MALFTCTIGLADGSIQTRELEGDDAARLRQRLTEMGLQVFSVRRKRFSLLYETSGRRLATRDLLTFNQELLVLLKAGMPMLQALDTLHEQWPGERRFSAILGRIRDEVTAGGTLSGALEQHGSVFPQLYIASVRAGERTGDLVVTIRRYLQFLKRSDQVRRNVVSALVYPVILVVVACLAVALLLVYVVPTFSRIYADAGSQLPLVTRLLIGFTTGLRAWLPLVAVVAVCMAFSLRYWARTAAGRYRVDHWKLRIPLVGELVRSHAVSAFSRTMGTLLGSGIPLVESLRNAAGTLHNRFMEARLLETVRLVEEGSTLAAALERSRIMPLLALRMLGVGEATGALEELFTDIADYLESEVEERLRLLTTAVEPAIMILMGAVVGGIIIAMYLPIFKIAGTVG
- a CDS encoding type II secretion system protein, with translation MTTDGCRLLRSTDGFTYLTALFMVMVMGVLSAAAGQGWQQRMQREREEELLFRGSQLQDALTRWHYPRGSAHVATPLADLRHLLRDPRTPATVRHLRRLYPDPITGSDWELIRDPVRGIIGVASTSGLQPFKVDNFPESLREFTNKQSYRDWRFVARPPVAASTGAETAPQPIGTSPRSGPQ